One Takifugu rubripes chromosome 19, fTakRub1.2, whole genome shotgun sequence genomic window carries:
- the LOC101066901 gene encoding translocon-associated protein subunit alpha-like encodes MFSLGSKLLLLFLLAFPCGLVSVGHVAADADSAEDVAEDPEAAVDEEEDDGEEMLVEEDQMRPTDGDEEDMDETDDKPLSSHPDADTAIIFVTGEEFPANEIVKFLVGFTNKGSQEFTVKSLEASFRYPQEFQVYIQNFTALPLDTAVQPKAQASFEYSFIPAQPLAGRPFGLVILLNYLDAEGGVFQNAVYNQTVTITEPDEGLDGETMFMYIFLGGLVVLMLFGMYQVLETRTRKRIPLKVEKGTGGMSDVDISWIPQETLNAMNKASPRASPRKRANRAAGADQ; translated from the exons ATGTTCAGTTTGGGTTCTAAactgctgcttctcttcctcctcgcgTTTCCCTGCGGCCTCGTATCTGTCG GCCACGTCGCCGCGGACGCTGACTCGGCCGAGGATGTAGCCGAGGATCCCGAAGCCGCCGTagacgaggaggaagatgatggcGAAGAAATGCTGGTTGAGGAGGACCAGATGAGGCCAACG GATGGGGACGAGGAGGACATGGACGAAACAGACGACAAACCGTTGTCTTCACACCCCGATGCTGACACAGCCATCATCTTCGTGACCGGCGAAG AGTTTCCGGCCAATGAAATTGTGAAGTTCTTGGTGGGGTTCACCAACAAAGGAAGTCAGGAATTCACCGTCAAATCACTGGAGGCCTCCTTCCGTTACCCTCAAGAGTTCCAGGTCTACATCCAGAAT ttcACAGCTCTGCCTCTGGACACTGCTGTGCAGCCAAAGGCTCAGGCCTCCTTCGAGTACTCCTTCATCCCTGCTCAGCCCCTGGCAGGTCGCCCATTTGGCCTCGTCATCCTCCTCAACTATCTTGATGCCGAG GGTGGGGTGTTCCAGAATGCTGTCTACAACCAGACTGTCACAATCACTGAACCAGACGAGGGACTGGATGGAGAAAC GATGTTCATGTACATCTTCCTGGGTGGCCTGGTGGTTCTGATGCTGTTCGGGATGTACCAGGTCCTGGAGACAAGGacg AGGAAGAGGATCCCTCTGAAAGTGGAGAAGGGCACCGGCGGGATGAGTGATGTTGACATCAGCTGGATTCCTCAGGAGACTCTCAACGCCATGA ACAAGGCTTCACCTCGAGCATCTCCAAGGAAACGAGCCAACAGAGCGGCCGGAGCGGATCAGTGA
- the LOC105417878 gene encoding neuritin-like: MGFFTSKKIGGILPFALALFSLVVSGNPTGADVRCENVYKDFSGCVLELGASMDNYQENVTSEKGVAAVCSHWEAFHTCALTALADCREEVSSIWETLRQASKKMRIQGSLFDLCSPSSSPRMRKPIDCLGKKKIDYLGRSFIVIYVIYFFYGRERR; the protein is encoded by the exons ATGGGATTTTTCACGTCGAAGAAGATCGGAGGGATCCTGCCGTTTGCCTTGG CACTTTTCTCTCTGGTGGTGTCAGGGAACCCCACAGGTGCAGACGTGAGGTGTGAGAACGTCTATAAAGACTTTTCTGGCTGTGTCCTGGAGCTGGGCGCGAGCATGGACAACTATCAGGAGAATGTGACCAGCGAAAAGGGAGTGGCGGCCGTGTGCAG CCACTGGGAAGCTTTTCACACGTGCGCCCTCACCGCGCTGGCCGACTGTCGGGAAGAAGTCAGCTCCATCTgggagacgctgaggcaggCCTCCAAGAAGATGCGCATCCAAGGGAGTCTGTTCGACCTGTGCAGCCCCAGCTCGTCGCCCAGAATGAG GAAACCGATCGACTGTTTGGGGAAAAAGAAGATCGATT ATCTGGGAAGaagttttattgtcatttatgttatttactttttttatgGTCGTGAGAGACGTTAG